The proteins below are encoded in one region of Ornithinimicrobium avium:
- a CDS encoding NAD-dependent malic enzyme codes for MGREYDQDTTVGSSTLRIRTRGRAVLSNPMTNRGTAFTLAERELLELDGLMPTGETNLENQTRRVYEQYRANKSMLGKFLTLNALRDRNEVLFYHLLAEHLEEMLPVIYTPTIGEAIERFSHDYNRPRGVFLSIDRPDKIEQSLLNYGLRADDVDLICVTDSEGILGIGDQGIGGIQIAIGKLSVYTAAAGIHPRRVIPVVLDVGTDNLGLLSNDLYLGERHSRVRGQRYDDFIELFVSTVTRLFPQALIHWEDVGTANAYRILDAYKDKVCTFNDDIQGTAAVVLAALLAAVDVTGVDLGEHRVVVFGAGSAGMGIAGLVRDEMLRTGSSQTEEEVYSRFWPIGIQGLYFVDDHRLHSFQKPWARRRLDVAGWDVKDPDAIGLMDVVRNVRPTILIGTSTKGGAFTREIVQEMAEHCTRPIIFPLSNPTSRAEATPADLLEWTDGRALVASGSPFDPVDHGGVRHTIAQSNNALIFPGLGLGVAACRASRVTEGMIAAAANALAGMVNTWRPGARLLPSMSDLRLVSATVAIAVARAATQEGVAQLPMTDPIQQVYDRMWQPNYPDVEAI; via the coding sequence ATGGGCCGCGAGTACGACCAGGACACGACCGTCGGCAGCAGCACCCTGCGGATCCGCACCCGCGGGCGGGCGGTGCTGAGCAACCCGATGACCAACAGGGGGACGGCCTTCACCCTGGCCGAGCGCGAGCTGCTCGAGCTCGACGGGCTGATGCCGACCGGTGAGACCAACCTGGAGAACCAGACCCGCCGGGTCTACGAGCAGTACCGCGCCAACAAGTCGATGCTCGGCAAGTTCCTCACGCTCAACGCGCTGCGCGACCGCAACGAGGTGCTCTTCTACCACCTGCTCGCCGAGCACCTGGAGGAGATGCTGCCGGTCATCTACACGCCGACGATCGGCGAGGCGATCGAGCGGTTCAGCCACGACTACAACCGTCCGCGCGGGGTGTTCCTCTCGATCGACCGGCCGGACAAGATCGAGCAGTCGCTGCTCAACTACGGGCTGCGCGCCGACGACGTCGACCTCATCTGCGTGACCGACTCCGAGGGCATCCTGGGCATCGGCGACCAGGGCATCGGCGGGATCCAGATCGCGATCGGCAAGCTGTCGGTCTACACCGCGGCGGCCGGCATCCACCCGCGTCGGGTGATCCCGGTGGTGCTCGACGTCGGCACCGACAACCTGGGGCTGCTGTCCAACGACCTCTACCTCGGGGAGCGGCACAGCCGGGTCCGGGGGCAGCGCTACGACGACTTCATCGAGCTCTTCGTCAGCACCGTGACCAGGCTCTTCCCGCAGGCGTTGATCCACTGGGAGGACGTGGGCACGGCCAACGCCTACCGGATCCTGGACGCCTACAAGGACAAGGTCTGCACCTTCAACGACGACATCCAGGGCACCGCGGCGGTGGTCCTCGCCGCGCTGCTGGCCGCGGTGGACGTGACCGGGGTGGACCTCGGCGAGCACCGGGTCGTGGTCTTCGGCGCGGGCAGCGCGGGGATGGGGATCGCCGGCCTGGTCCGGGACGAGATGCTGCGCACCGGCAGCTCGCAGACCGAGGAGGAGGTCTACTCGCGGTTCTGGCCGATCGGGATCCAGGGGCTGTACTTCGTCGACGACCACCGGCTGCACTCGTTCCAGAAACCGTGGGCCCGCCGGCGCCTCGACGTGGCGGGGTGGGACGTCAAGGACCCCGACGCCATCGGGCTGATGGACGTCGTGCGCAACGTGCGGCCGACCATCCTCATCGGCACCTCCACCAAGGGCGGGGCGTTCACGCGCGAGATCGTCCAGGAGATGGCCGAGCACTGCACGCGACCGATCATCTTCCCGCTGTCCAACCCCACCAGCCGGGCCGAGGCCACTCCGGCGGACCTGCTGGAGTGGACCGACGGGCGCGCGCTGGTGGCCAGCGGCAGCCCCTTCGACCCGGTCGACCACGGTGGGGTCAGGCACACGATCGCCCAGTCCAACAACGCGCTGATCTTCCCCGGGCTCGGCCTCGGCGTCGCCGCGTGCCGCGCCTCGCGGGTCACCGAGGGGATGATCGCGGCGGCGGCCAACGCGCTGGCAGGGATGGTCAACACCTGGCGCCCCGGCGCCCGGCTGCTGCCGAGCATGAGCGACCTGCGCCTGGTCTCGGCCACCGTGGCGATCGCGGTGGCACGGGCGGCCACGCAGGAGGGCGTGGCCCAGCTGCCGATGACCGACCCGATCCAGCAGGTCTACGACCGGATGTGGCAGCCGAACTACCCCGACGTCGAGGCGATCTGA
- a CDS encoding MFS transporter produces the protein MTPPVPGRPPTAAPTTPRTRNVGLVVVALVLGGVGIGITEFVTMGLLPQIAEDVGVDIPTAGHVISAYAVGVVVGAPLISLGAARLPRRGVLVALMVVFAVGNALTALAPGYGTLLAARFLTGLPHGAFFGLAALVAVALAPPGRGGRAVGTVMLGLPIAMVAGVPLGTWAGQVLGWQVAYWAVAAIGVLTAVLVRAWVPVFPADHRQSFGTELRAFGGLQFWLTMLVGAVGFGGMFAMYSYIAPVVEQVTGLGRSWVPVFLLVHGAFSVVGTWLGGRLSDWSVLRTLLLMGLLSAGSLLAFWQTARWTVPALTTLSVIAVSGSAWVIALQLRLMSVAGPARTLGAAMNHSSLNVANALGAYLGGLVIAAGYGLRAPSLVGAGLSVAGLAVLGLSLLLHRRGQGRRAQDGPGQIASTSG, from the coding sequence TTGACCCCGCCCGTACCGGGCCGTCCGCCGACGGCCGCCCCCACGACCCCGCGCACCCGCAACGTGGGACTGGTCGTCGTCGCGCTCGTGCTCGGTGGCGTCGGGATCGGGATCACCGAGTTCGTCACCATGGGGCTGCTGCCCCAGATCGCCGAGGACGTCGGCGTGGACATCCCCACCGCCGGTCACGTCATCTCCGCGTACGCGGTGGGCGTCGTCGTCGGGGCGCCGCTCATCTCCCTGGGAGCCGCCCGGCTGCCGCGCCGCGGGGTGCTCGTCGCGCTCATGGTCGTCTTCGCCGTCGGCAACGCGCTCACGGCGCTGGCGCCCGGCTACGGCACGCTGCTCGCGGCGCGCTTCCTGACTGGGCTCCCGCACGGTGCCTTCTTCGGCCTGGCCGCCCTCGTGGCGGTCGCCCTGGCCCCACCGGGTCGCGGCGGCCGGGCGGTCGGCACGGTCATGCTCGGGCTGCCGATCGCGATGGTCGCCGGAGTGCCGCTGGGCACCTGGGCCGGCCAGGTCCTCGGCTGGCAGGTCGCCTACTGGGCGGTCGCGGCCATCGGGGTGCTGACCGCCGTGCTGGTCCGGGCCTGGGTGCCCGTCTTCCCGGCCGACCACCGCCAGTCCTTCGGCACCGAGCTGCGGGCCTTCGGCGGGCTGCAGTTCTGGCTGACCATGCTCGTCGGTGCGGTCGGTTTCGGCGGCATGTTCGCCATGTACTCCTACATCGCCCCCGTCGTCGAGCAGGTCACCGGCCTGGGAAGGTCGTGGGTCCCGGTCTTCCTCCTCGTCCACGGCGCGTTCTCGGTGGTCGGCACCTGGCTGGGGGGCCGGCTGAGCGACTGGTCCGTGCTGCGCACCCTGCTGCTCATGGGGCTGCTCTCGGCGGGGTCCCTGCTCGCCTTCTGGCAGACCGCGCGCTGGACCGTCCCGGCCCTGACCACCCTTTCGGTCATCGCCGTCTCGGGCTCGGCGTGGGTCATCGCCCTGCAGCTGCGTCTGATGAGTGTCGCGGGTCCGGCGCGCACGCTCGGCGCCGCCATGAACCACTCCTCGCTCAACGTCGCCAACGCACTGGGCGCCTATCTCGGCGGTCTGGTCATCGCGGCCGGGTACGGGTTGCGCGCCCCCTCGCTCGTGGGCGCCGGGCTGTCGGTCGCCGGCCTGGCGGTCCTCGGACTGTCGCTGCTGCTGCACCGACGCGGGCAGGGCAGACGCGCCCAGGACGGCCCCGGTCAGATCGCCTCGACGTCGGGGTAG
- a CDS encoding class F sortase — MTAGPRLLVPTALLVATLGVSTLTVQAVGALAGTPGPEVAADGPDAPAWVSVPAAGLDEQPVAPEGLTAQGTINPDQGEAIWYTGTGRVVPGQVGTAVVAAHMVYYDEPDVFHDLGEVVEGDVITVGYGNGATREFVVTDTQQLSKKGLQSSPLVWGDQDDVARIALITCDDSLGERADGHRRANFVAIAEAVEG; from the coding sequence ATGACCGCAGGACCACGTCTCCTCGTCCCGACCGCACTGCTCGTCGCGACGCTCGGTGTGAGCACGCTGACCGTGCAGGCGGTCGGGGCGCTGGCGGGCACCCCCGGCCCCGAGGTCGCTGCCGACGGCCCCGACGCACCCGCCTGGGTGTCGGTGCCCGCGGCCGGCCTCGACGAGCAGCCGGTCGCGCCCGAGGGCCTGACCGCGCAGGGCACGATCAACCCCGACCAGGGCGAGGCCATCTGGTATACCGGCACCGGCCGCGTCGTCCCCGGCCAGGTCGGGACCGCCGTCGTCGCCGCGCACATGGTCTACTACGACGAGCCGGACGTCTTCCACGACCTGGGCGAGGTCGTCGAGGGCGACGTCATCACCGTCGGCTACGGCAACGGCGCGACGCGCGAGTTCGTCGTGACCGACACCCAGCAGCTGTCCAAGAAGGGGCTGCAGTCCTCACCCCTGGTCTGGGGAGACCAGGACGACGTGGCGAGGATCGCCCTCATCACCTGCGACGACTCGCTCGGCGAGCGCGCCGACGGGCACCGCAGGGCCAACTTCGTCGCGATCGCCGAGGCTGTCGAGGGCTGA